DNA sequence from the Antennarius striatus isolate MH-2024 chromosome 3, ASM4005453v1, whole genome shotgun sequence genome:
tataacgtTTATATAACGTTTATATAACAAACGTTtggtatatatacatatgtgaaCTTTCTCACCTCAGTTAGTCAGAGTGGTTTTTATTATGAAAAGCATTTTCCGGAAGTATGGTTCCTGCACTTCCGCTTGGATCACGTGACTTGTGGGAGCGTAAAAGATGGTTGCAGCCGAAGCTGAATCAAGCTCTGTTCGATTGAgaaatttcttctttttatatCCAATGCGTCATTTTACGAACATCCGTGAattaacatgtttgtttctaacCGTCTGTGTTCTTTCGAGCCGGTCGCTGGCGGACCAGCAGGACTTCATGGAGGACTTTCTGAAGCAGGAATATTCTTTGGTGAAGCCGTACCGGGGTACGTTGCTGTCAGGTGGAGGCGAGCACAGCGGTTAGCTAACAGGTGATACCGAGCCGAACAATCGTCACGAATAGCGAAGGATCCCGTTCGTAAAGTCGTGTTTGGCTTCATGCAAGCCTGTAGCTGCCGCTGTAATCATTAACTCAGAGGAACTCAGtcccttcacacacaccacacacacacacacacacacacacacacacctcagctaacaggctagcagctagcagcttaCTGGTAGCTAGGGAGTCATGTAGGCAAAGTATGCTGGCGTTAACTTTAAACCGCTCAAGTATTCAAATTGTGGAAATTCTGCTTCGTTGGAGAATATATTTAGGTATATTTAAAGCATTGAATTTGCATCTTTCTGTTGCAACAGTTAATATGTAAAGCAGTGAATTAGCCCAGTGGTCCCTCACTGCAATCGACGAGGACAGGTCACCAATGTAAAGACCTGGTTTAACTGTACTGACATTAGCAACggtgaatgaaataaaaatagactgtttctctgttacatccatccatcaaactttACACAGTTTGCTGCTGTGGGTTCTGAATCTGacttgtgtattttgtgtgcaGGCTTGAGTTTCTCCAGCTCCTCACACTGGGACCTGATGGGCACGGCCATGGTGACCCCAGACTACGTGAGGCTGACCCCGGACATGCAGAGCAGACAGGGCGCGGTGTGGAGTAGAATCGTAAGTCCGCTTCACATCAGTCTTGGCATCGTGTCATTCCATCATGTGACCCGGACTCGTCTCGACTGAGTCTCgaacagcagaaacaaattGAGGGCCCCTCAGTGTCTCAATCGGCCCCTTGTCAAATACATACCTAGCTAAGAGTTACGCAAGGAGAACCTGCTCgtcttcattttttgttttctagcCTTTATTCTTGCGGGACTGGGAGCTGCGAGTACAATTTAAAATCCATGGCAAGGGAAAGAAGAATTTTAATGGCGATGGATTGGCTTTCTGGTTAACCAAAGATCGAATGCAGAATGGTAAGTGGCGACAAAGGTCCTATAAAattatgacatttaaaagaGTGACAGTAAAGTAGATGCTATAAACTCCGTCTTCCCAAATCCTATTTGAATTTTcatctttattgtgttcactgtGACTTAAGAGGCCAGAGTATGGCAGCATGTGTGCTCTCCCTGCTTCAAAGCTGACTGCTAACACTACCcatcctattttatttttaaaacatgatcTGAAGCAGGAAGCTGATGAGGTGGGGACTGTTGAAACAcaggcattcattcattcacaaagcCCATAGATAACTCTGGGGAACAGGTCATGCTTTCAGTGTAACACAGCGCCGTGACGACCATCACTCTGTCTTCACAGGTCCTGTCTTTGGGAACATGAACCAGTTCATTGGACTTGGAATATTTGTGGACACTTACCCCAATGCAGACAAAAAGCATGACGTGAGTGACAGGTTGTAGCTCCTGTTTCACGCCTAAGAATACGTCAACAtgttcacacacgcacacacacgcaagttCTAGTAATCTTAGGTGTGTCATATTTTCCTCCTTCAAATATGTGGAGAAGAGAGTGTGTTTCCAGATTGTGATCGCATGACAGCGTAACAGaacattttgtgtcttttttttttttgtttgtttgtttttgcattgagTTTAATTCCCCCATCTTATTTCCAGAGAGCTTTCCCATATGTGTCAGTGATGCTGGGAAACGGAACGCTGTCGTACGACCACGATCAGGACGGACGGCCCACAGAGCTGGGGGGATGTACGGCTTTGGCTCGAAACTCAATTTACGACTCCTTTCTCCTGGTTAGATACTCCAGGAAGAGACTGACGGTACGAAACCCTCTCATGACGGTGGGATCAGCTGACTGAAGGTTGGGTCGTGTACCTGTGTCCTTTGTTCCAAGCAGTGCTAAAACCCAGAGAGGTTTAATGgtgtcatttaattttttttacttcaaaagTCATTTAAAGTTCACACCACAGACTCATACGTTGTAAATCTTTGTCCTGAAGGATTTTAATGATTTGTGGTTCTGGTTGATCCCGATGCATCCTTTCAAGTTACAAAATCCTCATCGAAGGTTCTGAAGTAACACCTATGAAATAATAAAGACGACCCAGAGCTCCTTCATCCTCCGTCAGTGTTTCATCACTCCTCTCACCTTCCCTCCAGGTCCTGGTGGACGTCGATGGTAAGCAGGACTGGAAAGACTGCGCTGACATCACGGGGCTGCGTCTTCCTCTGGGCTACTTCCTGGGGGCTTCCTCCGCCACCGGAGATTTGTCAGGTAAGAAAACTCAAGATTGTTGATTTAAATTAAGAGGATTCAAATCTCATAAACACTAAAAACTGTCAGGAGAAATAAGTTGGTGAGTTATTTGGTCGGTTGTGGCTGATTTGTGTGTTCTACTCTAGATAACCATGACATCATCTCCATGAAGTTGTACCAGTTATCATCACAGACGatggctgaggaagaggaggaggaggagctcatcaTTCCCAGTGTGGAAATGACTCAGTTCAAAGGTAGATCTTCCTCTCGTACAACCCTGATTCTAAAAACAGTCAAGACTGGGACTAAATCCTTTTAACACAGATTCAAAGAAAGCAACACAGATCATTTATCTAGAActtctttttggttttcattgatttttctaaatatttgctcattttgtgtttgatgttcgtgacacactgtgtgtgaacaggttCACTGATAACAGACGACGGTATCAAAGGGCGTCCTGGTGAGGCGAGGCAAGGTTCCAAACTGTATGGAAGGGTCTGATTGCATGAGCCCTTTGTCAGGCAGTCATTTATTATCCCTCCATCCTTTATTTGGAACCACTTATCCTAAACAGGTCGAATATTGTGAATATTGTGttccagaaaaaaataaataatcaaaagcTGCGGAGGCCAATTAGTCAATTCCTCCAAAcatggtgccccccccccccttctcagGATGCAAATTCAACTCGGCACCACAGTTAACAGGGGAAAAGCCAAAGgctcaattttttttgtcaagatcAGCAACTTTGGTTTAAACAAATTCTGAAACCAAACAGACAATATGGGTTGAGTccacaaatatttacagtatgtcaTCATTGTGtaatttttcagcttttctactaaatggcaaaaaaaagcactgaaatgatttttttaatattagttTTTGGGTTGGCCGAGGTGAGCTTCTTTTTAAAGCTTAAATTCTTTTTACTATCAAACATTAATGTGGAATTCCTGTAAAAACATGATATCACAAAGGAGTTTTGTTGACCCTTCCACTGATAATTACACTTTCAATATGTGATTCAATATGACTTGAATCACATatccaaaactttttttggaaCTTTTCAGGATCAGAGAGAACATTCTAAAACTGTATTGACCAATTAAATCTTAAACTTTTATAAACTCTCTAAGTTGTCTGCCATCAGGTGTTTCAAGTGAAATGCTGTCTTCTAGTTTCGGTGCTCACAAGATGTGCTGTTTGTGTCTGATGGTGAATCTGTGATCCTCTTTGCAGTTGAAATTGAGGAGGAAGGGGGGCGTGGAGTCCACTTCTTCTTCACCGTCCTCTTCTCCATCCTGGGGCTCGGGGTGCTCGCCGTGGTCGGGCTGGTCCTTTACGGACGCTGGAAGGAAAACAGACGCAAGCGGTTCTACTGATCACAGAGCGATGGATCGGTGATTCGTagagtgtgtttgtctttatgaACAGGATACACGATAATTGGAAAGACTGCCGTAGCTTCTATCGACTAAAGTGAATGAACAACGTCGGGATCTGAAGTCCAGCCCCATCAATACAGCTGTGAAAAATACTGGCGAGGAGATCATGAGCAGACGAGGCAGCTGTGAAATATTAGATTATTCATTTTAGTTCCTCGTCTTAAGGATGAGATCAAATTCTTTTAGTGGACCTTTTATGTTAAAAATCCTTTCTCGACTAACAGTTCAACACAACGGGTCTGCAAAATCTGCACAAATGGACACTATGTGGGTCTAAAATTTTGGATTTTGGGTTCtctgaacattttgttttcttggtcAAACacaattttcagaaaaaaaatctcagatgCTGTGTAGTTTCCTGACGTTACAGGACTGAGGTGTGACTTTTAGCATGTAGTTATCTCTGGTTGCCACTGGGTGGTGCAGTTGTGCAGCGGTAGCCTGACCTGTAGCTTGACCTTTAGCTGCTGATGTAACCAGCTGACCTGTGGATCAACGTCTCTGCACTGAATGAATCAACCTGCAGTGAGCTCTAGATATGAGGGCCTCATCGGTCGGCGCAGCTCCTCATCACGAGCGACGTCGTTCAgagatttttattcatttaaataaaaatctggctGGGCTGCCTGAAGTGCCTCACTAGCAAAATAAAGCTAATACTTGAAATCCCACTTTCCACAGATGTGAgccctttttcattttattttcattaatgttCACTCATTTGAGATCATGTTTTCACTTTTGGCCCCCGGcatgcattgtgtgtcataagCTGTAAGCAGGATCGTGTagtcaaatgtgatttttgattCAACTGGACAGTGTAAATGTGAAGATTGTCtagtttttggtttgttttttgtagaaTATAAATCCTCATAACTTGGTGCCTTAGTCTCATCGGACATGTTCCTGGATGAA
Encoded proteins:
- the LOC137592692 gene encoding VIP36-like protein isoform X1, giving the protein MVAAEAESSSVRLRNFFFLYPMRHFTNIRELTCLFLTVCVLSSRSLADQQDFMEDFLKQEYSLVKPYRGLSFSSSSHWDLMGTAMVTPDYVRLTPDMQSRQGAVWSRIPLFLRDWELRVQFKIHGKGKKNFNGDGLAFWLTKDRMQNGPVFGNMNQFIGLGIFVDTYPNADKKHDRAFPYVSVMLGNGTLSYDHDQDGRPTELGGCTALARNSIYDSFLLVRYSRKRLTVLVDVDGKQDWKDCADITGLRLPLGYFLGASSATGDLSDNHDIISMKLYQLSSQTMAEEEEEEELIIPSVEMTQFKVEIEEEGGRGVHFFFTVLFSILGLGVLAVVGLVLYGRWKENRRKRFY
- the LOC137592692 gene encoding VIP36-like protein isoform X2, which encodes MGTAMVTPDYVRLTPDMQSRQGAVWSRIPLFLRDWELRVQFKIHGKGKKNFNGDGLAFWLTKDRMQNGPVFGNMNQFIGLGIFVDTYPNADKKHDRAFPYVSVMLGNGTLSYDHDQDGRPTELGGCTALARNSIYDSFLLVRYSRKRLTVLVDVDGKQDWKDCADITGLRLPLGYFLGASSATGDLSDNHDIISMKLYQLSSQTMAEEEEEEELIIPSVEMTQFKVEIEEEGGRGVHFFFTVLFSILGLGVLAVVGLVLYGRWKENRRKRFY